The proteins below are encoded in one region of Longimicrobium sp.:
- a CDS encoding GntR family transcriptional regulator, which yields MASRSMETLDRGLLAPHPFPMFHIDPTDPTPVEAQIVRTVRAAIGAGALGPGDTLPTVRQLAVDLRVGANAVARAYAELEKQQVLETVAGVGTVVRASSDAIDREELLAELCALEDGFLREAAALGFSLDDVIIHLDSRRNR from the coding sequence ATGGCCTCCAGATCGATGGAAACACTTGACCGCGGCCTTCTGGCGCCGCATCCCTTCCCCATGTTCCACATCGACCCGACCGATCCTACGCCGGTGGAAGCGCAGATCGTCCGCACGGTGCGCGCGGCCATTGGGGCTGGCGCGCTGGGCCCCGGCGACACGCTCCCCACGGTCCGCCAGCTTGCCGTGGACCTGCGCGTGGGGGCCAACGCGGTCGCCCGCGCGTACGCGGAGCTGGAGAAGCAGCAGGTACTCGAAACCGTGGCCGGGGTGGGCACCGTAGTGAGGGCATCGTCCGACGCCATCGACCGCGAAGAGCTGCTCGCGGAACTGTGCGCGCTGGAAGACGGGTTCCTGCGCGAGGCGGCCGCGCTGGGATTTTCGCTCGACGACGTGATCATTCACCTGGACAGCCGCCGCAACCGCTAA